Within [Limnothrix rosea] IAM M-220, the genomic segment TGGGACTGCGCCGCGTCAGACCAAATCGCTGTTGCCGGAATGATCTCCGCTTCTTCGTTACCCAATCCCTGCAAGCCATAATTTAGCGACCAATTTTCTTGACTTTCAGCGGGAGGAACCAATTCAAAACAAGTGCGAAATAGCGATTGGTTTAGCTCAAATTCTGGTGGCTGTACCAAATGTTCACGAACTGGAAATGTCCAACTTTCGTAGGCATGGCGTAACTGTTGCGGCGATCGCCCATCGAGCTCAAAAATTGGTTTAGCCTTAGCGAGACGATCAGCCCACGGAGAGGCGACAGAACCTTTCGGAAAATTTTGTACAGGTTTTGCATGGGGACGAATCTGGGCATCCACCATCTGGGTTAGAAAACTCAGCAGCACCTTTTTCCGCTGTGCCCCGTCAGCACAAATTGCGGGCATATCTTGTAAAAACTGGGCAAACTGTTGTTGTTCCGCCACACTGTCTAAAATCGGCACCCACGTTGCCAGATGTTCACCATCTTCTAATTCAATGACATGAGGTACAAATTTTTGCCTAATGATTAGCGCCAAACTCCAGCGGTACACCTGCAAATAAAACCGTAAATCACCGGCGATCGCCTCAGAACTGAGGGGAAATTGCCCAAGGATTTTCGCCGTTTGTCGAGCATTTAGCCCTAGGCCTGCCACCTGCCACGACTCCAGATAAATAGTGGTTTTACCGGGCAGTGTTTCTTGGTTTGACAGAAGAGGAAATGCTGCTTTTGTTTTTGTCGCTTTTTTAGAAGGTAGCGTCAATGCGGTCGTTTGCCACTCCAAGGCCTCCGGCACAGTAATGCGCTCTTCTTGGAGCAGCGCCTCCAAAGACGGGCGATCGCAAGTAAAAGGATGGAGAGGCGGTTCAACCTCTGAGCTACTCCGCCAGACTTCACCCCACAGAAAAAAGTAGGACTGTTGTCCTTGAGCGATCCAAGTTCCGTGTAAAACTGCCATAGGGTGCAAATTGTCGAAAAGACGGACGCAGCAGGATTCGAACCTGCGACCGACCGCTTAGAAGGCGGTTGCTCTATCCACTGAGCTATGCATCCACGCATTTTTAGCAAATAAGAGTATAGCAGATTCAGTTTCGCCAAAACTTCCCCAGCAATGCCGATTAAATTCTCCCTATTCCGGTAGAGTCAGTAGCGATTCTCTCACCTTGACCAATATCTTTCTACCAACCTTGAGAAACCACTTAATTTCAAGTTCATCAAGAAAAATAGCTAATACCCTTCCTTGAGACCAGTGTTCAAGAACAACAGGAATTTTGAGACATGACATAACGCTCCCTAAAAAACTCTCTAACCTTAGATTCAAAAAATCAACAAACACTTTTCCAAACCTGAGTTCAGTTTAAGCATGGTCTGGAATGACGACGCGGCGAAAGGGAGAGCGAGGGATGGGGCGACTTTTCATTCAAGCAATTCTAGGAGTCAAAAAATGCGAGTGTACGTTGATGTCCCGTGTCTCCCCCTCTCCGTGTCTCCCTATCCCAATGTCCCCGTGTCTTCAAGGCATTCAGATAACTCCTTAACCCGAACTGACGTTTTCCAAATAAAAAAGATCCTCATCATGAGAATCTTTTCTAACCATCTCAAACTGACTCAGAAGATTTCCAAATAAGCTTTCAACTATAGTCTTTGCAAGTAAGCCTGAGACGCTCGATCCCTCTAAATCCGCCTGATCAAGGGGGACTTGAGATATCCATTATTTCATAGCCAACTGAAATGACTATAATTTTTCAGTAACCTGTAGCCTGGTCTTATGCCTCCTCCTCTTTACGCTTAGACGCTGCACCAAAAAGACCAGCAATCATAGGCAAAACAGCCGCAGGCGTAGGCACCGCTTGCACAGCAAGAGAACCACTAAATGTTTCACCAACCATGAAAATATCTTGCGAAGTTAAAGAACCAAAGCCAACCACAGAACCAGTCTCGTCGTAAAAATTACCAAAGAGACTTAAGCCTGCCATTTGCGTCTGTCCATTATCCATTGCAAACATTGTTTCAATGCCTGTCAAAATGAAGGAAACAGGATCGCTATTGGTGGTTGTGATGTTGCTGAGAAAAGGATCGATTGTTGTGGGGTCTAGTT encodes:
- a CDS encoding PTPA-CTERM sorting domain-containing protein; the encoded protein is MTIAGSAQALELSNGSAFGFAGGLVELDVVDANNYSITFAETTSIYNCSGDFTAECDGDATADVMLGFDPRTLSVVNGELDPTTIDPFLSNITTTNSDPVSFILTGIETMFAMDNGQTQMAGLSLFGNFYDETGSVVGFGSLTSQDIFMVGETFSGSLAVQAVPTPAAVLPMIAGLFGAASKRKEEEA